Proteins encoded in a region of the Planococcus citri chromosome 1, ihPlaCitr1.1, whole genome shotgun sequence genome:
- the LOC135833236 gene encoding speckle-type POZ protein B-like: MNSVNLWTVFLIFIFDLSKCFCEWTRSDDITANKVHCNSTVLVHKVHFVWTITNMDFLKVGGENVVDSPKFSSPTNPKIKWLLRFTPRPKDFDLQLHMVSECEEKTVLAKARVAMLDDDGNVICCGEKELGPFQDSLTTDFRKGWICIHRKIRKMNLLCNVLKIQCNITFSEPNATLVKHEHNALFDQFNAPSELKRDLGYLLKNYTYSDVVVLVNDKSFPAHKAILAVRSNILAGMLQATERTPEHKHRIIIRDLKEEVVNEMLRYIYVGECQNLERLAKELLVAACKYELEGLKRICVQALSQALTVDNVSEILIFADNWNVAELKAKTVRFVASRYTEISNTDGWKTVINSSPHLVHEVCQEIATNQNSS, translated from the exons atgaATTCTGTCAATTTATGGacggtatttttaatttttatcttcgATTTAAGCAAA TGTTTTTGTGAATGGACACGATCAGATGACATAACTGCGAATAAAGTTCATTGTAATAGTACGGTGCTTGTTCATAAAGTACACTTCGTTTGGACAATTACGAATATGGATTTTCTCAAAGTCGGCGGAGAAAATGTAGTAGATTCGCCTAAATTCTCTTCTCCAACAAATCCTAAAATCAAATGGTTGCTACGATTTACACCTCGCCCCAAAGATTTCGATTTGCAATTGCATATGGTTTCGGAATGCGAAGAAAAAACAGTATTGGCCAAAGCCAGAGTTGCCATGCTAGATGACGATGGCAACGTTATATGCTGCGGTGAAAAAGAATTGGGTCCTTTCCAAGATTCACTCACGACCGACTTTCGCAAAGGTTGGATATGTATTCACAGGAAAATTCGCAAGATGAATTTGCTCTGCAATGTATTAAAAATCCAGTGTAATATCACGTTTTCGGAACCCAATGCCACGTTGGTGAAACACGAACACAATGCACTTTTCGATCAATTCAACGCGCCCTCTGAACTCAAAAGAGACTTGGggtacttattgaaaaattatacttactcgGATGTGGTAGTTTTGGTGAACGATAAATCCTTCCCTGCTCATAAGGCTATTTTAGCTGTTCGTAGTAACATTCTCGCCGGCATGTTGCAAGCTACTGAGAGAACTCCCGAACACAAACATCGCATTATTATTCGAGATCTGAAAGAAGAAGTTGTTAACGAAATGTTAAGATATATTTATGTCGGAGAATGCCAAAACTTGGAAAGGCTAGCCAAGGAGTTATTAGTCGCCGCGTGTAAATACGAGTTGGAAGGCTTGAAGAGAATTTGCGTGCAGGCTTTGTCTCAAGCTTTGACTGTCGACAATGTTTCGGAGATATTGATATTCGCCGATAATTGGAACGTAGCTGAATTGAAAGCTAAAACCGTCAGATTTGTCGCTTCCAGATATACCGAAATATCGAATACAGATGGTTGGAAAACTGTTATAAACTCGAGTCCTCATTTAGTGCACGAAGTATGTCAAGAAATCGCCACCAATCAAAATTCGTCATGA